A DNA window from Pogona vitticeps strain Pit_001003342236 chromosome 2, PviZW2.1, whole genome shotgun sequence contains the following coding sequences:
- the GTF2F1 gene encoding general transcription factor IIF subunit 1 isoform X2: protein MTSLGTSSQTATEYVVRVPKNTSKKYNIMAFNAADKVNFATWHQAKMERDLSNKKIYQEEELPESGAGSEFNRKLREEARRKKYGIILKEFKPEDQPWILKVNGKAGRKFKGVKKGGVTENTSYYIFTQCPDGAFEAFPVNNWYNFTPIAKHRTLTAEEAEEEWERRNKVLNHFSIMQQRRLKDQGEEEEEEKEKKGKKKGGDLKIHDLEDELEMSSDDSDFSDADGEKPAKPKKKAPQTKKKKKAKGSDDEAFEDSDDGDFEGQEVDYMSDGSGSSLEEVPDKPKVSNEEDIPKGIDEANESSEESEEEKPVEEKEEEEEEKKAPTPQDKKKKKGEEDNSDESETSEDSDIDSEASSALFMTKKKTPPKKERKGSASSSQGNSRPGTPLVDAGSTSSTLRAAANKLEQGKRQAGSGELPAAKRLKLDAGPQPAPTSGKSTPQPQSGKSTPSSGDVQLTEDAVRRYLTRKPMTTKDLLKKFQTKKTGLSSEQTVNVLAQILKRLNPERKNINDKMHFFLKE, encoded by the exons GCAAAGATGGAGCGAGATCTCAGCAATAAGAAGATCTACCAGGAAGAAGAGTTGCCTGAATCAGGAGCTGGCAGCGAGTTCAACCGCAAGTTGCGAGAGGAGGCACGGCGCAAGAAATACGGCATCATCCTGAAGGAGTTCAAGCCAGAAGATCAACCCTGGATCCTGAAGGTCAATGGCAAGGCTGGACGCAA GTTCAAAGGAGTGAAAAAGGGTGGTGTGACTGAGAACACCTCCTACTATATCTTCACACAGTGTCCAGATGGTGCCTTTGAAGCGTTTCCAGTCAACAACTGGTATAACTTCACACCCATCGCCAAGCACCGCACGCTGACGGCAGAAGAAGCTGAGGAGGAGTGGGAGAG GCGGAATAAAGTCTTGAATCACTTCAGCATCATGCAGCAGCGGCGGCTGAAGGACCAAggcgaggaagaagaagaggagaaggagaagaaggggaaaaagaaaggtggTGATTTGAAAATCCACGACCTGGAAGACGAGCTGGAGATGAGCTCTGATGACAGCGATTTCAGCGATGCTGATG GTGAGAAGCCAGCCAAAcccaagaagaaggcacctcagaccaagaagaagaagaaggccaaGGGATCAGACGACGAAGCCTTTGAAGACAGCGATGATGGGGACTTTGAGGGCCAGGAGGTTGACTACATGTCTGACGGATCAGG aAGTTCGCTAGAAGAAGTGCCGGACAAGCCAAAGGTGTCCAATGAGGAAGACATCCCCAAAG GTATAGACGAAGCCAACGAGAGCAGTGAGGAGAGTGAGGAGGAGAagccggtggaggagaaggaggaggaggaggaggagaagaaggctCCGACTCCACaggacaagaagaagaagaaaggcgaAGAAG ACAACAGCGATGAGTCGGAGACATCTGAGGACAGCGACATTGACAGTGAAGCATCTTCAGCCCTCTTCATGACG AAGAAAAAGACCCCTCCCAAGAAGGAGCGCAAGGGATCCGCCAGCAGCTCACAAGGGAACAGCCGTCCAGGGACACCCCTGGTGGATGCTGGCAGTACTTCCTCCACCCTGCGGGCAGcagccaacaaactggagcaag GTAAGCGGCAAGCAGGTTCTGGGGAGCTCCCGGCAGCgaagaggctgaaactggacGCTGGGCCCCAGCCTGCTCCAACATCTGGGAAATCTACCCCGCAGCCGCAGTCGGGCAAGTCAACGCCCAGCAGCGG TGATGTCCAATTGACAGAGGATGCTGTGCGGCGCTACTTGACCCGCAAGCCCATGACAACCAAGGATCTGTTGAAGAAATTCCAGACCAAGAAAACGGGGCTGAGCAGTGAGCAGACAGTCAATGTGCTGGCCCAGATCCTTAAGCGCCTCAACCCCGAGCGCAAGAACATCAATGACAAGATGCACTTTTTCCTTAAAGAGTGA